The Winogradskyella schleiferi genome has a window encoding:
- a CDS encoding metallophosphoesterase family protein: MRTLVIGDIHGGLRGLIQLFEKADITKNDTLIFLGDYVDGWSESAQVIQYLLEVSEKNSCVFIKGNHDVWCEEWLASGTLNDVWYNHGGKGTIESYHGYSKPEKAKHLQFFEAMPLYHIDNENRLFIHAGFTSMHGVEKETDIRNFYFDRTLWEMALTMDNRIKKDSVIYPNRLKHYSEIYIGHTPTINFNKHIPMNAINVWNIDTGAAFTGQLSAIDVETKAIFQSDGLKDLYPEEKGRN; this comes from the coding sequence ATGCGAACATTAGTGATTGGAGATATTCATGGAGGATTGAGAGGGTTAATTCAACTTTTCGAAAAGGCAGATATAACAAAAAATGACACTTTGATTTTTCTTGGCGATTATGTGGACGGATGGAGTGAGTCTGCTCAAGTCATTCAATACCTGTTAGAGGTTTCAGAGAAAAACTCATGCGTATTTATAAAAGGAAATCATGATGTTTGGTGTGAGGAATGGTTGGCATCTGGTACACTAAACGACGTGTGGTACAATCATGGTGGAAAAGGAACTATTGAGAGTTATCACGGTTATTCTAAACCAGAAAAAGCAAAACATCTTCAATTTTTTGAGGCCATGCCATTATATCATATTGACAATGAAAATAGACTTTTTATACATGCAGGTTTTACTTCTATGCATGGTGTTGAAAAGGAGACCGACATTAGAAATTTTTATTTTGATAGAACCCTATGGGAAATGGCTTTAACAATGGACAATCGTATTAAAAAGGACTCCGTAATTTATCCCAATCGATTAAAACATTATTCTGAAATTTATATTGGACATACACCAACGATAAATTTTAATAAACATATACCAATGAATGCCATTAATGTTTGGAATATTGATACAGGTGCTGCATTTACAGGACAATTATCTGCTATAGATGTTGAAACGAAAGCAATTTTTCAGAGTGATGGTTTGAAAGATTTGTATCCTGAAGAAAAAGGACGGAATTAA
- a CDS encoding carboxypeptidase-like regulatory domain-containing protein produces MKPILIYFKSIIIAIILFTLSYSYGQETFSSRLLDSKTEEPIAFATIQFNYKTGVISNDNGEFNITIKRDVNATDSLMISCLGYEEKRIPLINFDNSNIYLKPKTVDLSEVLVTNKNYTIDEILDKIEEGLYTNYDFGYAKRKLFFRASKYIHMDKRYVDLEESTIPEINQHFVDSLIQIIPESIDNHTEILGELYGEITRGKPQKMEILKASRLFDKSTEVDLNNYAERLNGILKKHIKRDSYFKIKSGWFSVKQDIDTTLFDENQEKTVSKPLLAEQNKRDSIQKLNFLPEKKTMIHQFENNNFIDDDNDLNFIHKSRRYEFEITDYAYIDDMFVYVITFEPKRREDFAGTMYVNTEDFAVVRVDYNNVESLSDFSLLGISSKKYLKKGTIIFRKNNNEKYVLKYRDETLGEQFGIKRPLKIVEKNKNVRGRRKQNEIKAEIHFIGRNIEKTELVVFETDIITASDYTNFKEKVLVTPTHLSQYDPEFWKGYNIIEPNKALKDFKVLDTEN; encoded by the coding sequence GTGAAGCCTATATTAATCTATTTCAAAAGTATCATCATTGCCATAATTTTATTTACCCTATCGTATTCCTATGGGCAGGAAACGTTCTCTTCACGATTATTGGATTCCAAAACCGAGGAACCTATCGCTTTTGCTACCATTCAATTTAATTACAAAACTGGTGTAATCAGTAATGATAACGGCGAATTCAATATTACCATAAAACGTGATGTCAACGCAACCGATTCACTAATGATAAGTTGCTTGGGCTACGAAGAAAAACGAATTCCATTAATTAACTTTGATAATTCCAACATCTATCTAAAACCTAAAACCGTAGACCTTTCGGAAGTTTTAGTCACGAATAAAAACTACACCATCGACGAGATTTTAGATAAAATAGAGGAAGGACTTTATACTAATTACGATTTTGGTTATGCAAAACGGAAACTCTTTTTCAGGGCTTCCAAATATATTCATATGGACAAGCGCTATGTGGATCTCGAAGAATCGACCATTCCAGAAATCAATCAGCATTTTGTAGATAGTTTAATTCAGATTATACCAGAAAGCATCGATAACCACACAGAGATTCTTGGCGAACTATATGGTGAGATTACGCGAGGTAAACCTCAAAAGATGGAAATTTTAAAAGCCAGTCGGCTTTTTGATAAATCTACAGAAGTGGATCTGAATAATTATGCGGAACGCTTAAACGGCATTCTTAAAAAGCACATTAAACGGGATTCTTATTTTAAAATAAAATCGGGATGGTTTAGTGTAAAACAGGATATAGATACGACGTTATTTGACGAAAATCAAGAAAAAACAGTTTCCAAACCGCTACTTGCCGAACAAAACAAAAGGGATTCCATTCAAAAACTCAATTTTTTACCTGAGAAAAAAACAATGATCCATCAATTTGAAAACAACAATTTTATTGATGACGATAACGACCTCAACTTTATCCATAAATCGAGACGTTACGAATTTGAAATTACGGATTATGCGTATATCGATGATATGTTTGTATATGTCATCACTTTTGAGCCCAAAAGACGTGAGGATTTTGCTGGCACTATGTATGTGAATACCGAAGATTTTGCCGTAGTGAGAGTGGACTATAATAATGTAGAATCCCTAAGTGATTTTTCATTACTCGGGATTTCGAGTAAAAAATACTTGAAAAAAGGGACGATCATCTTTCGTAAAAATAACAATGAGAAGTATGTACTGAAATATAGAGATGAAACTTTAGGCGAACAATTCGGCATTAAAAGACCGCTTAAAATTGTCGAAAAAAATAAAAATGTTCGTGGCAGACGCAAACAAAATGAAATAAAAGCTGAGATTCATTTTATAGGTAGAAATATTGAAAAAACAGAACTGGTTGTTTTTGAGACAGATATTATTACAGCATCAGATTATACCAATTTTAAAGAAAAAGTATTGGTGACACCAACACATTTAAGCCAATATGATCCTGAGTTCTGGAAAGGTTATAATATCATTGAGCCCAATAAAGCACTAAAGGATTTTAAGGTGCTTGACACTGAAAACTAA
- a CDS encoding glycoside hydrolase family 113 yields the protein MRPFLHGLLVLIFIGCAAAPYKTGKIKGVSFVAARSAIDTTHTIPVVDINANAAAIMPFGFVRDKSRPEIIHNSDRQWFGETRAGAKQYIEELRKHDINIMIKPQLWLWHGEFTGYLKMDSEADWTRLEKSYSDFILEYAALAEEVRAEVFCIGTELEEFIKNRPAYWLALIKDIKLIYTGKLTYAANWDEFWRTPFWTELDYIGIDAYFPVSDMQTPTIEDCLKGWEKHKQGLKGFSEKLNRPILFTEYGYRSVDYTAKEPWRYDRSMTSVNHEAQNNATQALFDAVWNEDWFAGGYLWKWFVEHHNVGGMENNQFTPQNKPVEQIIKAHYKQE from the coding sequence ATGCGACCTTTTTTACATGGGCTTTTAGTTCTTATTTTTATAGGTTGTGCTGCCGCTCCTTATAAAACTGGAAAAATCAAAGGTGTGAGTTTCGTCGCTGCTAGAAGTGCCATCGACACGACACATACCATACCTGTAGTTGACATTAATGCCAATGCGGCTGCGATAATGCCTTTCGGTTTTGTTAGGGATAAAAGTCGTCCTGAAATAATACATAACTCAGACCGACAGTGGTTTGGCGAAACTAGAGCTGGTGCAAAGCAGTATATTGAAGAACTCAGAAAACATGATATAAACATCATGATAAAACCTCAATTATGGCTTTGGCACGGCGAGTTTACAGGGTATTTAAAGATGGATTCTGAAGCTGATTGGACACGACTTGAAAAGTCTTATTCGGATTTTATCTTGGAATATGCAGCATTGGCAGAAGAGGTCAGAGCAGAAGTTTTTTGTATTGGCACCGAACTTGAAGAATTTATTAAAAACAGACCAGCATATTGGTTGGCGCTTATTAAGGATATTAAACTAATTTATACAGGTAAACTGACCTATGCGGCCAATTGGGATGAGTTCTGGCGAACGCCTTTTTGGACAGAATTGGATTATATTGGCATCGATGCTTATTTTCCGGTAAGCGATATGCAAACACCAACTATTGAAGATTGCCTAAAGGGTTGGGAAAAACACAAACAAGGTTTAAAAGGCTTTTCCGAAAAACTTAACAGACCAATATTGTTTACGGAATATGGGTATAGAAGTGTGGATTATACGGCAAAAGAACCTTGGAGATACGACCGTTCTATGACGTCTGTTAATCACGAAGCTCAAAATAATGCGACGCAAGCTTTATTTGATGCGGTTTGGAATGAAGATTGGTTTGCAGGAGGCTACTTGTGGAAATGGTTTGTGGAACATCATAATGTTGGAGGTATGGAAAATAATCAATTTACACCACAGAATAAGCCTGTAGAGCAAATAATCAAAGCACATTATAAACAAGAATAA
- a CDS encoding NAD(P)/FAD-dependent oxidoreductase: protein MEHIVIIGNGISGVTLARHIRKLSGQPKGQAGKKITLVSAETDYFFSRTALMYIYMGHMTFEHTQPYENWFWEKNRIELKKGYVKKVETQSKTIHFAEGDTLQYDKLVIATGSKPNKFGWPGQDLEGVMGMYHKQDLDNLEKHAPNNNVCKHAVIVGGGLIGIELAEMLNSRNIPVTFLVREDSFWNGILPEGESQMINRHIKAHHIDLRLSTNLKEIKSDENGKVKSIIIEETGEEISCDVVGLTAGVTPNIDFLKDSEIETDIGVKVNRFLETNIPDVYAIGDCAEQQEPSGNRRPVEAVWYTGRMMGEVLAQTICGNRMPYNPGHWFNSAKFMDIEYQTYGWVFGEKGRPDYEQHFHWKHSDDTKCITVAYHKDTNEFLGINTFGIRLKHETFDKWLTEKRDVDYVISNLKDANFDPEFYARHEDEILAAYKRQSLLV from the coding sequence ATGGAACACATCGTCATTATTGGCAATGGAATTTCTGGGGTTACACTAGCCAGACATATCCGAAAGCTATCCGGCCAGCCTAAGGGACAGGCAGGTAAAAAAATCACCCTTGTTTCAGCAGAAACAGATTATTTCTTCTCACGTACGGCATTAATGTACATTTATATGGGTCATATGACCTTTGAACACACCCAACCTTACGAAAATTGGTTTTGGGAAAAGAATAGAATTGAACTAAAAAAAGGCTATGTGAAAAAGGTGGAAACCCAATCTAAAACAATTCACTTTGCCGAAGGCGACACCTTGCAATACGATAAGTTAGTGATTGCAACAGGAAGTAAGCCCAATAAATTTGGATGGCCAGGACAAGATTTGGAAGGTGTTATGGGCATGTACCACAAACAAGATTTAGATAATCTTGAAAAACATGCACCAAATAATAACGTCTGTAAACACGCTGTAATTGTTGGTGGTGGATTAATCGGTATTGAACTGGCTGAAATGCTTAATTCCAGAAACATTCCTGTCACATTTTTAGTAAGGGAAGACAGTTTTTGGAATGGTATTTTGCCTGAAGGCGAAAGCCAAATGATAAACAGACATATTAAGGCACATCATATAGATTTGCGCCTTTCCACTAACTTAAAAGAAATAAAATCGGACGAGAACGGAAAAGTAAAATCTATAATTATTGAAGAAACAGGCGAGGAAATATCGTGTGATGTTGTTGGACTAACAGCAGGTGTGACACCAAATATTGATTTTCTTAAAGATTCTGAAATTGAAACTGATATAGGCGTAAAAGTAAACCGTTTTTTGGAAACCAATATACCAGATGTGTATGCCATTGGTGATTGCGCCGAACAGCAAGAACCTTCTGGAAATCGCAGACCGGTTGAAGCCGTTTGGTACACAGGACGAATGATGGGCGAGGTTTTAGCGCAAACCATATGTGGCAATAGAATGCCTTACAATCCAGGGCATTGGTTCAATTCTGCAAAATTTATGGATATCGAATATCAGACTTATGGTTGGGTATTTGGCGAAAAAGGACGACCAGATTATGAACAACATTTTCATTGGAAACACAGCGATGACACTAAATGTATTACCGTTGCGTATCATAAAGACACCAATGAATTTTTAGGAATCAATACGTTTGGGATACGACTAAAACATGAAACTTTTGACAAATGGTTGACGGAAAAACGTGATGTGGATTATGTCATATCAAATTTAAAAGACGCCAATTTTGATCCTGAATTTTATGCAAGACATGAAGATGAGATTCTAGCTGCATATAAGAGGCAATCACTGCTTGTTTAA
- a CDS encoding 4Fe-4S binding protein, which translates to MNTPKPSMSLTKPEAFDLTTKQRIYVAIGMIGLIILALATFNVTFPYRTIVLSIALLSISIGVVLFANDMYIKKLPGIKNDGVMFKSISSRGLWAWVSGLAFTGFYILLYFKATWLGLGTDGAENTGLVALFDPLSRLLNGGQASQWFVYGTLYTIAILVFGYKFLLKYRHNKYERLRTFSVMFFQLAFAFLIPEFMARLNSDSFSLPYYDLKNIWPLNYYNFEQYRVNSFIEAGDIGLALLIFGILSIFVITPILTFKYGKRWYCSWVCGCGGLAETAGDSFRHLSDKRQFAWKIERWVVHSVVVFVVLMTTAVVYSYLGDDSSKYWLTKNTFLIGVAALLTVVFAWVMIFKREQLAKDAQYGAIGYFVIILVLLAIHFFNGSNLFLFKAETLRQSYGFLIGAIFSGVIGTGFYPIFGNRVWCRFGCPMAAILGFQQRLFSRFRITTNGGQCISCGNCSTYCEMGIDVRAYAQKGENIVRSSCVGCGICSAVCPRGVLKLENDSLKGRINANEILLGNDVDLMDLVNEK; encoded by the coding sequence ATGAACACACCAAAACCAAGCATGTCGCTTACAAAACCAGAGGCGTTTGATTTAACTACCAAGCAGCGTATCTATGTTGCTATTGGAATGATTGGACTCATAATTTTAGCATTAGCGACCTTCAATGTCACGTTTCCCTATAGAACCATAGTACTATCTATCGCATTGCTATCCATTAGTATTGGTGTTGTTTTGTTTGCAAATGATATGTATATTAAAAAACTTCCAGGCATTAAAAACGATGGTGTAATGTTTAAGTCCATATCCTCTCGAGGCCTTTGGGCTTGGGTTTCAGGACTAGCATTTACGGGATTTTATATTCTTCTTTATTTTAAGGCAACTTGGCTCGGCCTTGGAACTGATGGTGCAGAAAACACAGGTTTAGTAGCCCTTTTTGACCCATTGAGCCGACTCTTGAATGGCGGACAAGCCAGTCAGTGGTTTGTATATGGTACATTGTACACCATTGCGATTTTAGTTTTTGGGTATAAATTTTTATTGAAATACCGTCACAATAAATATGAACGCTTACGTACGTTTTCAGTAATGTTCTTTCAACTGGCATTTGCGTTTTTAATTCCTGAGTTTATGGCACGTTTGAATTCAGATTCGTTCAGTTTACCCTATTATGATTTAAAGAATATTTGGCCGCTCAATTATTATAATTTTGAACAATACCGAGTAAATTCCTTTATCGAAGCAGGCGATATTGGTTTAGCATTATTAATTTTTGGAATTCTATCCATATTTGTCATTACACCAATTCTCACATTTAAGTACGGCAAACGATGGTACTGCTCATGGGTCTGTGGCTGTGGAGGTTTGGCTGAGACCGCAGGAGATTCTTTTAGGCATTTAAGCGACAAGCGACAGTTTGCATGGAAAATAGAACGTTGGGTTGTACACAGTGTTGTGGTTTTTGTCGTGTTAATGACTACTGCAGTTGTTTATTCGTACTTAGGAGATGATTCTAGCAAATATTGGCTGACAAAAAATACGTTTTTAATTGGTGTGGCAGCGCTTCTAACCGTAGTTTTTGCCTGGGTCATGATTTTTAAACGAGAGCAATTAGCTAAAGATGCCCAATATGGTGCCATTGGCTATTTTGTGATCATATTGGTTTTGTTGGCGATTCACTTTTTTAACGGATCCAATTTATTTTTATTTAAAGCGGAGACATTACGTCAGAGTTATGGGTTTCTAATTGGTGCTATATTTTCTGGCGTAATTGGCACTGGATTCTATCCTATTTTTGGTAATCGTGTGTGGTGCCGTTTTGGTTGCCCTATGGCTGCTATTCTTGGTTTTCAGCAACGTTTATTTTCAAGATTCAGAATTACGACCAATGGTGGTCAATGTATCTCATGCGGTAATTGTTCTACCTATTGTGAAATGGGAATTGATGTAAGGGCCTATGCGCAGAAAGGCGAAAATATTGTACGCTCTAGTTGTGTGGGTTGTGGCATTTGTTCTGCAGTCTGCCCGAGAGGCGTATTGAAATTGGAAAATGATAGTTTGAAAGGACGTATTAATGCGAATGAAATTCTATTAGGAAATGATGTGGATTTGATGGATTTGGTAAATGAGAAATAG
- a CDS encoding glycosyltransferase family 2 protein, with amino-acid sequence MAKIVVIIPAFNEEDSISKVIKDIPEIVDEVIVVSNNSTDHTEINAKNAGATVLAEQQKGYGYACLKGMDYISKLEIKPDIIVFLDGDYSDYPEELTKIVQPILEENIDFVVGARTKELRDAGSMTTPQIFGNWLATSLMKLFFRSKFTDLGPFRSIKYDKLLDLKMEDKTYGWTVEMQLKALKQNLTYREIPVNYRNRIGVSKVSGTIKGAIFAGIKILIWIFKYSFK; translated from the coding sequence ATGGCGAAAATCGTAGTTATAATTCCTGCTTTTAATGAAGAGGATTCCATTTCAAAAGTCATTAAGGACATTCCTGAAATTGTTGATGAAGTTATTGTAGTGAGCAATAATTCTACAGATCATACAGAAATTAACGCCAAAAATGCTGGTGCAACTGTGTTGGCAGAGCAACAAAAAGGCTATGGCTATGCCTGCTTGAAAGGAATGGATTATATTTCCAAACTAGAAATTAAACCAGATATTATTGTTTTTTTAGATGGTGATTACAGCGATTATCCTGAAGAATTAACCAAAATAGTCCAACCCATCTTAGAAGAAAATATTGACTTTGTAGTTGGTGCCCGTACAAAAGAATTACGTGACGCGGGTTCAATGACCACACCACAAATATTTGGTAATTGGCTAGCAACAAGTTTAATGAAACTTTTTTTCCGTTCAAAATTTACAGATTTAGGACCCTTTAGATCCATTAAATACGATAAGCTCCTAGACCTGAAGATGGAAGATAAAACTTATGGTTGGACGGTTGAAATGCAATTGAAAGCTTTAAAACAAAACCTAACTTATAGGGAAATCCCTGTAAATTATAGAAATAGAATAGGTGTCTCAAAAGTTTCAGGAACCATAAAAGGTGCTATCTTTGCAGGCATAAAAATCTTGATATGGATTTTTAAATATAGTTTTAAGTGA
- a CDS encoding cellulose synthase family protein produces the protein MYLQYTIIVIYTIAIVLIFLYALAQLNLLYNYLSSKKKRQDCDTFDFSNAEEIPMVTIQLPVFNEMYVMERLLDNIALLDYPKDKLEIQVLDDSTDETIETTKAHINTLAKTGLDITHITRTDRSGFKAGALKEGLKIAKGEYIAIFDADFLPQPNWLKRTIPYFKNEKIGVVQTRWGHINRDYSLLTKIQAFALDAHFTLEQVGRNSKGHFINFNGTAGVWRKTCILDAGNWEGDTLTEDLDLSYRAQLKNWEFKYLEDVETPAELPIVISAARSQQFRWNKGGAENFRKMLKRVVTSDNISTKTKIHGLLHLLNSTMFLSIFTVAVLSIPMLYIKNEYAHLRNYFYVMSFFVMSTIIFFVCYWFMYKSIYGSGFKRFFGYIGMFFTFFSIAMGFSLHNSIAVIEGHAGKRSDFVRTPKFNLSKYKDNWKNNKYLRKNLSPNVVIEGILMLYFGFGMYSAFIVGDQGGDFGLFPFHLMLFIGFGYVFFKSLSSKI, from the coding sequence ATCTACCTTCAATATACCATAATTGTAATTTATACAATTGCCATAGTACTTATTTTCTTGTATGCTTTGGCGCAGTTAAATCTACTCTACAACTATCTGTCTTCAAAAAAGAAACGCCAAGATTGTGATACCTTCGATTTTTCAAATGCTGAAGAAATTCCAATGGTTACCATTCAGCTTCCCGTATTTAACGAAATGTACGTCATGGAGCGTTTGCTAGACAACATAGCGTTGTTGGATTACCCTAAGGACAAATTAGAAATTCAGGTTTTAGATGATTCAACTGACGAAACGATTGAGACTACAAAAGCACACATAAATACATTGGCCAAAACTGGTTTGGATATTACACATATTACCAGAACAGATAGAAGTGGTTTCAAAGCTGGTGCACTAAAAGAAGGTCTAAAAATTGCGAAAGGTGAATATATAGCCATTTTTGATGCCGACTTTTTACCTCAGCCCAATTGGTTAAAACGAACGATTCCTTATTTTAAGAATGAAAAAATCGGTGTTGTACAGACACGTTGGGGACATATCAATAGAGATTATTCATTGTTGACAAAAATTCAGGCGTTTGCTTTGGATGCACATTTCACATTAGAGCAAGTCGGGAGAAATAGCAAAGGTCACTTCATTAATTTTAATGGTACAGCTGGTGTTTGGCGAAAAACATGTATTCTCGATGCTGGGAACTGGGAAGGTGATACACTTACGGAAGATTTAGATTTAAGTTATAGGGCACAATTAAAAAATTGGGAATTCAAATATCTTGAAGATGTTGAAACGCCTGCAGAATTACCAATAGTTATTAGTGCCGCACGCTCGCAACAATTTCGCTGGAATAAAGGTGGTGCGGAGAACTTTCGAAAAATGTTGAAACGGGTTGTCACATCAGATAATATTTCTACCAAAACAAAAATTCATGGCTTATTGCATCTTTTGAACAGTACCATGTTTTTGAGCATATTTACCGTTGCTGTTTTGAGTATCCCAATGTTGTATATTAAGAATGAATATGCCCATTTGCGTAACTATTTTTATGTGATGAGCTTCTTTGTAATGAGTACAATTATATTTTTTGTGTGCTATTGGTTTATGTACAAAAGTATTTATGGCAGTGGCTTCAAAAGATTTTTCGGCTATATAGGTATGTTCTTTACCTTTTTCTCCATAGCTATGGGTTTTTCGTTACATAATTCCATTGCAGTTATTGAAGGTCATGCAGGTAAACGCAGTGATTTTGTACGTACGCCAAAATTCAATTTAAGTAAGTACAAAGACAACTGGAAAAACAATAAATACTTACGAAAAAACCTCTCTCCTAATGTGGTTATAGAAGGTATTCTGATGCTTTATTTTGGCTTTGGCATGTACAGTGCATTTATTGTTGGTGATCAAGGTGGTGATTTTGGGTTGTTTCCGTTTCACCTTATGCTCTTTATTGGTTTTGGCTATGTGTTTTTTAAATCCTTAAGTTCTAAGATTTAG
- a CDS encoding mannosyltransferase — MQALTNVFKYHKIPLLFMMLSSLFYVSFAYDLVRTDMSKLVLLYVALFVFAFQIIKISGFRILAISAILFRLLFLFAIPNLSQDFYRFIWDGQMIMSGFNPYLTTPDFQMEMGILSGFPNQVELYKGMGALSASHYTNYPPLKQLCFVIGNLFPGSSILSSVIGMRLLIIAADIGILYFGKKLLERLKLPSNRIFWYILNPFIIIELTGNLHFEGIMIFFLVWSLYLLHAGKWKGAAVVLACSISVKLIPLMFLPLFFGWFRTSQVISSTVEKSKGSFDCIQGNIYEKINFRKLIKFYAITGVTTILLFLPFFSMEFVDNYSKTVGLWFGNFEFNASIYYLARAIGYAITGYNEIAIIGKILPLISVLIILGFSFFKRNNSLPKLITSMVLVFTFYLLLSTTVHPWYIATLVLLVVFTNYKFPLVWSIVVVLSYLAYSNTDNSENLWVIALEYAVVLSFFVWEVIIKKKTASRPAV, encoded by the coding sequence ATGCAAGCATTAACCAACGTATTTAAATATCATAAAATACCTCTCCTCTTCATGATGTTGAGCAGTCTATTTTATGTGTCATTTGCTTATGATTTGGTTCGTACAGATATGTCAAAATTAGTATTGTTATATGTTGCACTTTTTGTCTTTGCTTTTCAAATTATAAAAATTTCAGGTTTTAGGATACTTGCCATTTCAGCCATTCTATTTCGGCTTTTGTTTCTGTTTGCCATTCCGAATCTATCACAGGATTTTTACCGTTTTATTTGGGATGGTCAAATGATCATGAGTGGTTTCAATCCTTACTTGACCACACCTGATTTTCAAATGGAAATGGGCATCCTTTCGGGTTTTCCAAATCAAGTAGAACTATACAAGGGCATGGGAGCATTAAGTGCTTCCCACTACACCAATTATCCACCTTTAAAACAACTTTGCTTTGTTATAGGAAATCTATTTCCTGGAAGCAGTATTTTAAGTTCAGTAATAGGCATGCGATTGCTTATAATTGCGGCTGATATTGGCATACTCTATTTCGGTAAAAAGCTATTGGAACGTCTCAAACTGCCTTCAAACAGAATCTTTTGGTACATTTTAAATCCATTTATTATTATAGAATTAACAGGTAATCTTCATTTTGAAGGAATTATGATTTTCTTCTTAGTTTGGTCATTGTATTTATTACATGCTGGAAAATGGAAAGGGGCAGCTGTGGTTTTGGCTTGTTCTATTTCCGTGAAGTTGATTCCGCTGATGTTTTTGCCTTTGTTTTTTGGTTGGTTTAGGACCTCTCAAGTCATTTCGAGTACAGTTGAGAAATCTAAAGGTTCTTTCGACTGCATTCAAGGTAACATTTATGAAAAAATAAACTTCAGGAAATTAATCAAATTCTATGCAATAACTGGAGTTACCACAATCCTACTCTTCCTCCCTTTCTTTTCCATGGAATTCGTCGATAACTATTCAAAAACAGTGGGTCTATGGTTTGGAAATTTTGAGTTTAATGCGAGTATTTATTATCTCGCAAGAGCTATCGGTTATGCCATAACTGGCTATAATGAAATTGCCATTATCGGTAAAATTCTACCTCTAATTTCAGTACTTATAATTCTTGGGTTTTCGTTTTTCAAAAGGAACAATAGTTTACCTAAATTAATCACATCGATGGTATTGGTATTCACCTTTTATTTGCTTTTGAGCACAACCGTTCATCCTTGGTATATTGCAACTTTAGTCCTATTGGTTGTGTTTACCAATTACAAATTTCCATTGGTCTGGTCTATAGTGGTTGTTCTAAGTTATTTAGCGTATTCAAATACTGATAATTCTGAAAATCTTTGGGTTATTGCTTTGGAATATGCCGTTGTGTTATCCTTTTTCGTATGGGAAGTTATTATCAAAAAAAAGACTGCCAGTCGCCCAGCAGTCTAA